A region of Cataglyphis hispanica isolate Lineage 1 chromosome 8, ULB_Chis1_1.0, whole genome shotgun sequence DNA encodes the following proteins:
- the LOC126851736 gene encoding GPN-loop GTPase 3 encodes MRYAQLVMGPAGSGKSTYCSIMQQHGIDSRKTIDVVNLDPAAEYFDYKPLVDIRELIQLEDVMETEYNFGPNGGLIYCMEYLIDNVSWLIEELGDVDDDYIIFDCPGQIELYTHMTVIRQLITILQNLNFHICGVFLMDVQFMIDAPKFLSGTLAALSVMINLEIPHVNVLSKMDLLSKSAQKRLDSYIEPDPDSLLTDAEDDPWNDRYRSLTESIGRIITDYSLVRFLPLNIKDEENIADIKLIIDNTIQYGDNTEVKPKDFDEPDNEMNES; translated from the exons atgagataCGCTCAATTAGTGATGGGACCGGCCGGTTCCGGCAAG tcTACTTACTGTTCAATTATGCAACAACATGGCATTGACTCAAGAAAAACAATAGATGTTGTGAATTTAGATCCTGCAgcagaatattttgattacaaACCCTTGGTAGATATAAGAGAGTTAATTCAGTTGGAAGATGTCATGGAaactgaatataattttgggCCCAACGGTGGGCTTATATATTGCATGGA atatttgattgataatgtAAGCTGGCTGATAGAGGAATTAGGTGATGTAgatgatgattatataatatttgattgtcCAGGACAAATTGAATTGTATACTCATATGACTGTAATACGACAGCTGATAACCATACtgcaaaatcttaattttcatatatgtggAGTATTTTTGATGGATGTCCAATTCATGATTGATGCACCAAAGTTTTTATCTGGTACTTTGGCTGCTCTTAGTGTAATGATAAATCTAGAAATTCCACATGTTAATGTTCTTAGTAAAATGGACTTGCTATCAAAGAGCGCACAGAAAAGATTGGACAGCTATATAGAACCTGATCCAGATAGTTTATTGACAGATGCGGAAGATGATCCATGGAATGATAGGTACCGTAGTCTTACAGAAAGTATCGGTAGAATCATAACAGATTACAGTTTAGTGCGTTTCTtaccattaaatattaaggatgaagaaaatattgcggatattaaattaattattgataacacTATACAATATGGTGACAATACAGAAGTAAAACCAAAAGACTTTGATGAACCTGATAACGAAATGAATGAATCTTAA
- the LOC126851737 gene encoding uncharacterized protein LOC126851737 has protein sequence MEEDFSDISNSPFARYVHKELSDVLVCGRCDAVFHKVREFQEHRETENEQEAILNFLSWKHSLPGNSQRDEKNDWMLFNEWRELQIHTNKKHLNTAEMAGINISKVDANRIISRMQDILIPPNKPPKDIQSFTLISNANKKDKIDPELKSQKSNSSKDSNVFLKQNNTKIKNVEKSSTPVKKRLLAESPKNFSKVQSWTSVEQPGLMSSSDSTAD, from the exons ATGGAAGAAGACTTTTCGGACATCTCTAACTCGCCCTTCGCCAGAT atgtaCATAAGGAACTGTCAGATGTATTAGTATGCGGACGCTGTGATGCCGTTTTTCACAAAGTTAGAGAGTTTCAAGAACATCGTGAAACAGAG AATGAACAAgaagcaattttaaattttttatcatggaAACATTCCCTACCAGGAAATTCTCAAAGGGATGAGAAAAACGATTGGATGCTCTTCAATGAATGGCGTGAATTACAgatacatacaaataaaaaacactTGAATACAGCGGAAATGGCTGgtataaatattagtaaaGTAGATgctaatagaataatatcaaGGATGCAGGATATTTTAATTCCACCAAATAAGCCTCCCAAAGATATCCAGTCATTTACCCTAATAAGCAACGCtaacaaaaaagataaaatcgatCCCGAATTGAAATCTCAGAAATCAAATTCATCTAAAGATTCAAATgtctttttaaaacaaaataatacaaagataaaaaatgttgaaaaatctTCGACGCCTGTCAAAAAACGTTTGCTCGCAGAATCtcccaaaaatttttcaaaggtCCAAAGTTGGACAAGTGTAGAGCAGCCAGGTTTGATGAGCTCATCGGATAGTACGGCAGACTGA
- the LOC126851735 gene encoding zinc finger protein 98-like, producing MWNFKHKECYLREIFEQNIKMGHTGDQDSDSVASDLQNKHDTSIENKQDNKKYKCTYAECHAVFLRPSRLQRHIRLHTGERPYKCNHPECTRSYTNSSHLKRHLETHNGTKKVYQCPQCTMSISNLHNLKRHYKKMHSKDKKIYCKECGESFNKKHQLAEHQTMHFGPMTYKCDKCAKSFTNISRFKRHEKIHEKDPKRYPCPVSECSEVFDKWLLLCAHRKAKHVTNYKCNNCDKIFLSKSRLKVHSKIHSENRLSISCPYDNCHKTYLFKSNLEQHIRIKHLGEKFYCDTCSVGLTTKKKLIEHIQRHESKKGKKKRKSKEEQKKRKDAGIPKKSMLSGLIGVNLPYSLEKMVMERETMINDNNDNIENIQ from the exons atgtggaat TTTAAGCATAAAGAGTGCTACTTAAGGGaaatatttgaacaaaatattaaaatgggTCATACAGGAGATCAGGATAGCGATAGTGTTGCATCTGATCTTCAGAATAAACATGATACttctattgaaaataaacaagaCAATAAGAAGTACAAGTGTACTTATGCCGAATGTCATGCTGTATTCTTGCGACCCTCTAGATTGCAAAGGCACATAAGATTGCATACTGGAGAG AGACCTTATAAATGCAATCATCCAGAATGTACAAGGTCATACACCAATTCTAGCCATTTGAAAAGACATTTGGAAACGCATAATGGTACCAAGAAAGTATATCa ATGTCCACAATGTACAATGTCAATCAGTAATCTTCACAATTTGAAACGTCATTACAAGAAAATGCAtagtaaagataaaaagatttactGCAAGGAATGTGGTGAAAGTTTCAATAAGAAGCATCAATTAGCTGAACATCAAACTATGCATTTTGGACCTATGACttataaatgtgataaatgtgccaaaagttttacaaatatcagtaGATTTAAACGACATGAAAAGATACATGAAAAGGATCCCAAACGTTATCCCTGTCCAGTATCCGAATGCTCGGAAGTGTTTGATAAATGGCTACTTCTTTGTGCACATAGGAAAGCTAAACATGTAACAA ATTATAAGTGCAACAATTGTGACAAGATCTTTCTTAGTAAATCTAGATTAAAAGTACACTCCAAAATACATTCTGAAAATAGATTAAGTATATCATGCCCATATGATAATTGtcataaaacttatttattcaaatcaaatttgGAGCAACATATAAGAATTAAACATcttggagaaaaattttattgtgacACATGTTCTGTGGGTCTTACGACAAAAAAGAAGTTGATAGAACATATTCAACGTCATGAATCcaaaaagggaaagaaaaagaggaaatcgAAAGAAgagcaaaagaaaagaaaagatgcaGGTATACCTAAGAAAAGTATGCTATCTGGATTAATTGGAGTAAATTTGCCCTATAGTTTAGAAAAAATGGTGATGGAACGAGAaacaatgataaatgataataatgacaatattgaaaacattcaataa
- the LOC126851749 gene encoding calcium/calmodulin-dependent protein kinase type IV-like, whose amino-acid sequence MIRVDESDPVGEIEPSFPYRDVTIRQGVEFKDDYDIQAELGRGKFGIVYRCKEKLSGLMLAAKVVNIGKKEDRRTVQREVEIMRRLQHPRLIQLYDAIDTGKQIYVVLELIDGGELFERVIDDDFVLTERSCAVFMRQICEGIEFMHSQKILHLDLKPENILCLTKEGNRIKIIDFGLAREYDPNKKLQVLFGTPEFVAPEVVNFDQIGFGTDMWSIGVICYVLLSGLSPFMGDTDIETMANVTIAKYDFDHEAFAEISEDAKDFIRCLLVKDKEKRMTAAQCREHRWLARKTNKTRTEKEVAELTAAKRMAFIETPIVGVIRDEDGREELDVTKDNLRLFVERWREHPDSPYTIDSYHSALPKNSRSFDHDESVSLRGHSPSPCDSLRSSSTQSEKVVDSRDNYSTRLLSVPSFNLSLERRASEGTAARNRRDPASQIALAEEIIKLSEHLRSIAMGSCGNEDDNGHVTEVQRSIKRTNNNRGNNRDTYSKSNVTVTMSSNDKETNEITEKLSNIVRQRKLNGTTFHSSRSFDKYDTNPENVFAVLRRTSISDSEMSERRKQDRKYSFERTTTKAVEEKFNAKMIGRKMSFQTSSINKDDKEMDLTPPWRRSRVKKSFGETSRDVPRISNLRDLHKNLNLDEPGSAKDLLLQLLGEWEDVTATSCDGGAGRKSISLNWCTADTIARKTMNSLAEYFQSKQQKAKSPDVASSTSPSIYH is encoded by the exons ATGATTCGCGTGGACGAGTCGGATCCAGTGGGAG AGATCGAGCCCAGCTTCCCCTATCGAGACGTGACGATACGTCAAGGAGTCGAGTTCAAGGACGATTATGACATCCAGGCGGAGCTCGGGCG AGGAAAATTCGGCATCGTCTATCGATGCAAGGAAAAATTGAGCGGCTTGATGCTCGCTGCGAAGGTGGTGAACATCGGAAAGAAGGAGGACAGACGGACGGTGCAGAGAGAAGTCGAAATCATGCGGCGCCTACAGCATCCACGATTGATTCAACTGTACGACGCTATTGATACGGGGAAACAGATATACGTTGTTTTAGAATT GATCGACGGCGGCGAGCTCTTCGAAAGAGTGATAGACGATGATTTCGTACTCACGGAACGCAGCTGCGCCGTTTTTATGCGTCAAATATGCGAGGGAATTGAATTTATGCATAGTCAGAAAATCTTGCATCTCGATTTAAAA CCTGAGAATATCCTGTGCCTGACGAAGGAAggtaatagaattaaaatcataGATTTCGGTTTAGCGAGGGAATACGATCCGAATAAGAAGTTGCAAGTGTTATTTGGTACACCCGAGTTTGTTGCTCCAGAAGTCGTAAATTTCGATCAGATTGGATTTGGTACTGACATGTGGAGTATAGGTGTTATTTGTTACGTCTT GTTGTCCGGTTTATCTCCGTTTATGGGCGATACGGATATAGAAACAATGGCTAACGTCACTATCGCGAAATATGACTTTGATCATGAAGCCTTTGCCGAGATTTCCGAGGACGCGAAAGATTTTATTAGGTGTCTTCTGGTGAAAGACAAGGA AAAGCGAATGACGGCGGCGCAATGTCGGGAGCATCGCTGGCTGGCAAGAAAAACGAATAAAACCAGGACCGAGAAGGAAGTCGCAGAATTGACGGCGGCCAAACGGATGGCCTTTATTGAAACTCCTATTGTAGGTGTCATCCGTGACGAGGACGGTAGAGAGGAGTTAGACGTGACCAAGGACAATCTTAGATTATTTGTCGAGCGTTGGCGAGAACATCCGGACAGCCCATACACAATTGATTCTTATCACTCAGCATTACCGAAAAATTCGCGATCCTTTGATCACGATGAATCGGTGTCCCTGCGAGGTCACAGTCCCTCTCCCTGCGACAGTCTTCGCAGCAGTAGCACGCAATCGGAAAAGGTGGTAGACTCCAGAGATAATTATTCCACTCGTCTGTTATCCGTGCCAAGTTTTAATTTGTCTTTGGAAAGGAGAGCTTCTGAAGGTACAGCGGCGCGAAACCGTCGCGATCCTGCCAGCCAGATCGCTCTGGCCGAGGAGATTATAAAACTTTCCGAACACTTGCGTTCGATCGCCATGGGTTCGTGCGGGAACGAGGATGATAATGGACACGTAACGGAAGTGCAGCGTTCCATTAAGAGGACCAATAATAACCGTGGAAATAATCGTGATACGTACTCAAAGAGCAATGTAACGGTGACCATGTCTAGCAACGATAAAGAGACCAACGAGATCACGGAAAAATTATCCAACATTGTTCGACAACGAAAGCTCAACGGGACGACCTTTCACAGTAGCCGTAGCTTTGATAAATACGACACAAATCCTGAAAATGTCTTTGCAGTTCTGAGGAGAACGAGTATCAGCGATAGTGAGATGTCCGAGAGACGCAAACAAGATCGAAAGTATTCCTTTGAGCGAACAACCACTAAAGCGGTCGAGGAAAAGTTTAATGCGAAAATGATTGGCAGGAAAATGTCCTTCCAGACATCTTCCATTAATAAGGATGATAAGGAGATGGACTTGACACCTCCGTGGCGACGATCACGTGTAAAGAAATCTTTCGGCGAGACTAGTAGGGATGTACCAAGGATATCGAATTTGCGGGATTTGCATAAGAATCTCAACCTCGACGAGCCTGGGAGCGCCAAAGATCTGTTGTTACAACTGTTGGGCGAATGGGAGGACGTCACCGCAACATCCTGCGATGGCGGCGCCGGCAGAAAGTCCATAAGTCTGAACTGGTGTACGGCCGACACAATTGCCAGGAAGACAATGAATTCGTTGGCCGAGTACTTCCAGTCGAAGCAGCAGAAAGCGAAGTCTCCCGATGTCGCGTCGTCTACGTCGCCGTCGATATATCATTGA
- the LOC126851750 gene encoding U11/U12 small nuclear ribonucleoprotein 35 kDa protein-like, with product MRYFVYIFDFLNTFNMDEGTLQNWSPYAKDYDPLKAGSIDGTDTEPHDKAISRAILRHYEPPHNLESKPERTIFVARFGSNVNKNDLKEFFSKYGDVISAKVIVDIVTGLSQGYGFVEMKSEEEAKRVLRRTTDAMLKGYKIFIDYECGRSMKGWKPRRLGGGFGGKKESGQLRFGGRDRPFKRPIVPNILKSKR from the exons atgagatattttgtatatatttttgattttttaaatacatttaatatg GATGAAGGTACATTGCAAAACTGGAGTCCTTATGCCAAAGATTACGATCCTTTAAAAGCAGGTAGTATTGATGGAACAGATACAGAACCTCACGATAAAGCTATTAGTAGAGCAATACTGAGGCATTATGAGCCACCACATAATTTAGAATCTAAACCAGAAAGAACTATATTTGTAGCTAGATTTGGTTCTAAtgtcaataaaaatgatttaaaggag TTTTTTAGCAAATATGGAGATGTTATTTCTGCAAAAGTCATAGTAGATATAGTGACTGGACTCTCACAAGGATATGGTTTTGTGGAAATGAAAAGTGAAGAGGAAGCTAAAAGGGTGTTGAGACGAACTACAGATGCTATGttaaaaggatataaaatatttatagattatgaATGTGGTCGTAGCATGAAGGGATGGAAACCAAGGAGACTCG GAGGTGGTTTTGGTGGCAAAAAAGAGTCGGGGCAATTGAGATTCGGAGGAAGGGATAGACCGTTTAAACGACCGATTGTACCTAATATTTTGAAGTCAAAGCGATAA